From Triticum aestivum cultivar Chinese Spring chromosome 7B, IWGSC CS RefSeq v2.1, whole genome shotgun sequence:
CTTTGACCATGCAATTCGACGCCCCTTCCTCTGATTTTCCCCGTTGTGTCTCGTGTGGTGGTCGATTCCTGGCAGATTTGCTGGAGATCTCGACGGTTTTCGGCCCTGATTCGTGCCACAGCTCGCTGTTTGATGTCTTCCTTCATTCAGCTGACAGTTTACCTATTGCTAATTGGATTGATGTGGCATCTGCAGGACGCGGCCATGTGGCAAGGTTCGTTTGGTACAACAGTAGAACATGGAGCTGCATCTTCAaggtcagcagcagcaacagctacATGGATGCAAGGACGCCACCATGGATGACAGAGCAACTCAATTTGGTAGCCCCCCTCTCTCTGACGCAATATTTTGATGGTTCATGTTCAGTACACACCTTGATCCTATTGCTGAAATGTAAACTTCTTTCTATCAAAAACTGGCAAGCAGTACTTCTTGTTCCATTGGCTTTCACCATGTTGGCCAATAGAGCTTGGCTAAATCTTTTGTGTCCAGGATTCGAGCATTATTTTTCTGGGTCAGGAATAGGTTACAAATTGTGCAATCTTAATCATCATGTGTTGGTCTAATGGAAGGCTGGTGATAGTCTGTTTACAATTTTGTTATCTAGTGTTCATTTACTGCTGGCACTCAGCTTCACTGTTAGGTTGTTCTTTGTCAGTTTTTACTCAAAAAGAGGAGTTCAAGATGTGATCCCGTTGCAGCCTCTAACCCAAATTAGTCATGTTGTCTGttcatttttcttttttgagaaacatgTCATCTGTTCTTTGTTCTTACTACATATTTTAGTATTGCGTACACTTTGTATGGCTGACGCTTCGCTGCTGCTAAACATCAGTTCAAGCTTGTTATGTTGTCTTGAACATCTATGCTATAAGTTTTTCCTACTGTTATGCCCGTTGTCAATTTCGCTTCACATTTTAAGCAGCACGAATTGCATTACCGCGGTTCAAAAGAATTCCCTTCCTGAGAAGTTATGGCACATTTTTAAATGTTGGAGTGGTACAAAGGCACCCAATGAATTTCGTGTCAATGTTGGAGCTAGCACGACATCTTACATAGCTACTCATCAATTCAAACTATTGCTCAAATTTTAGTTTCCAAATTCACCATGCCATTTCGCACGATTTGTTCAACTATTCTTCTGTTAATTGTTATCCAGGAATCTATTGCCTTGCACCACACTAACATTTCCGCTGTTTTTTCCTCTGTTTGAATGAATAGAAGGAGAAGTCTTCCTATGTTGCCAAGGCTGAGATGCTCAAGGCCAAGTACACCAAGAAGATCTAAGCTTACAACTACCCATAGGTATAACATTCACGCCAAACACCTCCAAGCAACAGTGTTCCCCTAACTGCTCAACATGTTGATCTGCTCTATACACATGAAAACTTGTTGTGTGCAGGGTGACTAGTGATACGGCACACCAAGCAACACTGGGGGAAGGTGGTCTCTGGAATGTCGCTGTTGCCGCTTATTGCTGAAGTCACCAATTTATGATGGATGGTCGCTGTTAGTTTAGCTCCTTGGTAGTCCCTCCTCTCTTTcaggcggctgctgctgctggtagAAATGGAAGCTATTGTGTGCCATGTAGTTCATGTTCTTAGACTGCCCTTTGTTGCTTCATCTTGATGTTAATTTTGTCTCTGTTGAATGTACCTACTGTGTGCTTGTGGCTGTTTCAAAAGTCCCTTCATGTTGAAAGAAATGAAATGCTCtcgatgcatgcttgtttgaatttCCTCTCTATTTCACTATCGCTGGAATAAACGTGTGTCTCGTGAGCAAGTTTTTGAAAGTTTGTTATGGAGGCCCAAAATAGAAATGAACTATGAAATGATTGAGGCCCAAAAACAAAATGTACAGTAGGTCACgtcctagaaaataaaaaggctgaATTCTTGGACTTGGCCCATGTAGCTGACAGAGAAACAATAATAAATGGGTTCGTCCCGTAAAGACGACAGaactggaccgggctgattcttgtgccacatcagcttgccatgttGGATGCCTACgcggcctggggaggttgctagtgaccaaaacaaaacagtaggcatattttgttcgtaaacgtctacgaccttctcacatagaaggtcgttaatttcagtttacgaccgccagcttttgaccatctgtttttggtcacaaaaaggtcacaaatggaaaataatgaccattcagtgaccaatagtcaaggtcacaagttgacatatttcatgtagtgcaaagagggatcctacagacgcaaggaccagcttccctaccgatagctcatctaacagaactcccaagttaagtgtgctaagtctggagtagtcatcagatgggtgacggaatgggaagtggcctcgatgttaaattaactgatgtgatgggtcactgtaaacatttaattgtgttgaatgtatatagtgctccatcatattagttgaattaacctcgaggtccttgttttgtaattttttacattttttgttttttgtacacatgttgattggcttgaagaaggtgtaTCTCATtactttttgatattttttgattttttgaacacatgttgattggcttgaatgaaggtctatcccgttactttacgacatgtttccaaaacatggaaCTCGAGGTTAATTCAACCAATAGGACAGAGCATTATATACATTCGATATGTTTTcaaaacatggacctcgaggttaattcaactaatacgACGGAGCattatatacattcaacgcaattaaatgttttccaaaaaaagtaatatgatttctgtgaaacttataagtcatgtatgtcaaattaacctcgatGTACTTGTTCTAGAATTAACCTCCGGGcctttttgccgcgtatcacacacgtcttgttaagctaaaccatttatgttctctttcCTAATCGAAAACAATTCATTcggaaccgtatgtcgtatatcacacacacgttgatctggctgcccgtttctgttgctttcctgaatagcaaacagttcatcggagtgaaccgtatgccgtatatcgcatatgcattgatatggctgcccatttctgttgttctgtctaatcgcaaatagttcgtctggatcaaccgtatgccctacTTCGCACACGCAACTGAAATCTGAACCATATTTGATGCATcagtcatcgcaaacgttttgcacattttttgacggttttttacaccaccgtttgcgattatggcatcgcacacaatttcgtggaatggtctctgatcgtagtgtcgcgtcagcagcatcctgcaatagtgataCTTccatggtgatgtgtgagtagtctccCTTCAGGTTATGGGTTTGTAAGTACTAACTATGTGCCCCCCCCCTCCCCGATCATATGAGTTGTGAGACACGATTGTGACATTTAGCTTTATTAGTGGTGTTGAATTGTATGATGTGCTTCTGCATGTATGTTTATTTACTTTAGATTAAATCTTGTTCATGTTATAAATCGTAATTTGGGAATTCTGAAATCACATGGTGATTATTGAGTATAATATTAGGGTATACTTGAGGTAACACTGGGGCGCAACTGTACATTGGGATTAGAAAGATAGTCGGTATTTTCTACATCAATGGTGACTTGGAAATGTTTACGTTCTTCGATCACCTAAGAAATAGTAAACGGAATTACTTTACATATAATTGAAACCCATCCGATGTCACATTAGACCCGTGACGATGTTGCATCAAGTTGCAATATTAGTCACGGGCCCAAACCCGACCGGGACTAGTGCTCCGGATGAAAGGTCAATTTTCTACTAGTGAATCAGCGATGTATATATCCAATGTCGTACTGGACCGTACAACTTGTGTTGTAGGTGAAGCAACGCTCAACATTAAGACCGTATAAAATTTATGCACAATCACCAAAAAAAATATTCTACAAAATATAAACAAATACTGTCTCCCTTTCTAAATACGGAGTATATAAGACATTTTAAAGATttaaatatggactacatatggatgtatataaatgcattttagcgtatagattcactcattttactttaTACATAGCctgtattgaaatctctagaaagacttatatttataaATGGATGGAGTATAGTACGtagtgttgaaacttgaaaggcCAAGGGCAGATCGACACGTGCATAGCATAGTCCCTAGCCTGAAAATGTCACTCTTGCCAGCTGAAGATGACACCTCCAAAGACCTGCCGATGCAACAAAAAGAATATACGTACTTGTACGTCGTCTTTTATTTTTATATACATGGAACACAGCTACTCCATTAACAATGTTCCGTTATAGTATCTgcaaaagaaaggaaagaagaagacttGACCGTACGAAGaggggaaaaaaattatatgagaccaggtctcatataaattaggtgagacccgccctgatggatgacatgtggcattcacaaatcacaaagcatctaatctctccccccctgatttcaggtggggggtggggggatgctttgtgatttgtgaatgccacatgcccccacctgaaatcaggggggagagattagatgctttgtgatttgtgaatgccacatgtcatccatcaggatgggtctcacctgctaatcgGCAGGTCTTTGGAGGTGTCATCTTCAGCTGGCAAGAGTGACATTTTGAGGCTAGGGACTATGCTATGCACGTGTCGATCTGCCCTTGgcctttcaagtttcaacactaCGTACTATACTCCATCCATttataaatataagtctttctagagatttcaatacagGCTATGTAtaaagtaaaatgagtgaatctatacgctaaaatgcatttatatacatccatatgtagtccatatttaaATCTTTAAAATGTCTTATATACTCCGTATTTAGAAAGGGAGACAGTATTCGTTTATATTCTGTAGAATATTTTTTTTGGTGATTGTGCATAAATTTTATACGGTCTTAATGTTGAGCGTTGCTTCACCTACAACACAAGTTGTACGGTCCAGTACGACATTGGATATATACATCGCTGATTCACTAGTAGAAAATTGACCTTTCATCCGGAGCACTAGTCCCGGTCGGGTTTGGGCCCGTGACTAATATTGCAACTTGATGCAACATCGTCACGGGTCTAATGTGACATCGGATGGGTTTCAATTATATGTAAAGTAATTCCGTTTACTATTTCTTAGGTGATCGAAGAACGTAAACATTTCCAAGTCACCATTGATGTAGAAAATACCGACTATCTTTCTAATCCCAATGTACAGTTGCGCCCCAGTGTTACCTCAAGTATACCCTAATATTATACTCAATAATCACCATGTGATTTCAGAATTCCCAAATTACGATTTATAACATGAACAAGATTTAATCTAAAGTAAATAAACATACATGCAGAAGCACATCATACAATTCAACACCACTAATAAAGCTAAATGTCACAATCGTGTCTCACAACTCATATgatcggggaggggggggggcacataGTTAGTACTTACAAACCCATAACCTGAAGGGAGACTGCTCACACATCACCATGGAAGtatcactattgcaggatgctgctgacgcgacactacgatcagagaccattccacgaaattgtgtgcgatgccataatcgcaaacggtggtgtaaaaaaccgtcaaaaaatgtgcaaaacgtttgcgatgactgATGCATCAAATATGGTTCAGATTTCAGTTGCGTGTGCGaagcagggcatacggttgatccagacgaactatttgcgattagacagaacaacagaaatgggcagccatatcaatgccATATCAATGCCACATGTCAAGGGAAGACTTGACCGTAAGAAGAGGGAAGACTTGACCGTCTCGAGAGAAAAGAGAGTAGACTTTCAGAGTTCTGACGACAAACCTGCGCCAGCCAGCTCCACGGGCGACGTCGACGAGAGGCACGCGACGGCGGCGTCGGCGAAGCACCTCCGGAACCTGCGCATGCCGTCCGGCGGGAGCGAGATGCCCACCTCcgtcccgccggcgccgccgcggccctcggcCACCGACATCGCCCCCGTCCTCGCCACCGACACGATGTCCACCTTGGCGGGCCTCCCGAACCCGAAGTCCACGTCGTACACCCGGAACCTGGGCGACCCCGCCAGCGTCAGCGGCACCCCGGCGCCGTACGCCTCCACGACGCGCTCCAGGCACGCGTCCCAGCTGCCCCACCCGCCGTCGCCTCCGCGCGGGCGCGTCGCCTGGTCGATGGCCGCGGCCACCGCCGAGCATGCTGCTAAGAGGCCTCCCGCGCCGGCGGTGGTGATCTCCTTCTTGCTTCCCGTGGCGAAGCAGAGACCTAAGCAGTTGCCGAGGTACGTGGCGGGGACTGGCGGGTCCAGCCGCGCGCGGTGATCTGCGGCGAACACGGCGTAGGCGCGGTCGTCGTTACCGCCGCCGGCGCGGCTTTCTTTTGCGCGGTAGTAGCAGTGCCAGATGAAGCCGTACGTCGCTACGGTGGACGTCGTGGGAGGCGGCAGCGGCGACAGGCCGCggcgcgccgcctcgccggcgaccgTGCCCTTGATATTCCGCAGGAGGTCCTCCGACAGCACGAACGTGGCGAGGAGCTTGTCCACAACGGCGTCGGGCGACCTGAGGAGCTTCCCATCGCGGTCCCTGTACGGCCTGGGGGTGGCGAAGGCGTCATAGAGGTCGTCGCGGTCGCGGATGAAGGTGCGGCCGATGACGGGGGGCTCCGGCGCGATGGTGGCGCCGCGGGACGCCGCCGCCCACGCCCAAGTGTGGAGGAAGTGCGTGGAGCACGCGCCGTCGCAGGCGGCGTGGTGGACGGTCACCCCAACGGCGAGGCCGCCACGGCGCAGCAGGTTGACCTGCAGAGCCAACACTGCTCCGCCCTCCGGCAGCCGCGGCACCAGCGGGGCGCTCCTGGCAAGCTCCGTCGGCTCGTCCGTGGCAAGCTCGCCCACGCCGACGTGATCGTACTCGGCCACGGTGAAGCTGACGCCGT
This genomic window contains:
- the LOC123156154 gene encoding phenolic glucoside malonyltransferase 1-like → MARVLHTSVVAPSPSPGGAALPERSLPLTYMDAMWLHTSPVERVFLFHRAHEHDDDDDAGTLLSNLQDSLSEALRSFYPLAGRLCLTPGTSNRHELHYQPGDGVSFTVAEYDHVGVGELATDEPTELARSAPLVPRLPEGGAVLALQVNLLRRGGLAVGVTVHHAACDGACSTHFLHTWAWAAASRGATIAPEPPVIGRTFIRDRDDLYDAFATPRPYRDRDGKLLRSPDAVVDKLLATFVLSEDLLRNIKGTVAGEAARRGLSPLPPPTTSTVATYGFIWHCYYRAKESRAGGGNDDRAYAVFAADHRARLDPPVPATYLGNCLGLCFATGSKKEITTAGAGGLLAACSAVAAAIDQATRPRGGDGGWGSWDACLERVVEAYGAGVPLTLAGSPRFRVYDVDFGFGRPAKVDIVSVARTGAMSVAEGRGGAGGTEVGISLPPDGMRRFRRCFADAAVACLSSTSPVELAGAGLSSEL